From Limisphaera ngatamarikiensis, one genomic window encodes:
- the proB gene encoding glutamate 5-kinase has protein sequence MQREQLKNVTRLVVKLGTGVLTDSRRQPDPAQMEQLVAQIAAQRKAGREVLLVTSGAVGAGMGALGYDRRPTELSELQACAAVGQSRLMAMYEQLFAAHGLVVAQVLLTHEDLEHHDRHLNARNTLVTLLRHGVVPIINENDAVSFAEIKFGDNDRLSALVTALLPADLLVILTTVDGLIENFGKADPRTIPVVEKIDAALERIARGTQSPTSVGGMTSKLQAAKIVMRSGIPMVIASGRKKHVLERILSGEPEGTLFVPAPTRLRGRKRWIAFFHHPRGTLYVDEGARTALRERGKSLLPPGIARCEGDFEAGDVVRICDLDGTEFARGIASFSAEQIRYRQLRGVEVVHRDNLVIL, from the coding sequence GTGCAACGAGAACAGCTCAAAAATGTCACGCGTCTGGTGGTCAAACTCGGCACCGGCGTGCTGACCGACAGCCGCCGGCAGCCGGACCCTGCCCAAATGGAGCAGCTCGTCGCCCAGATCGCCGCCCAGCGCAAGGCCGGACGCGAAGTGTTGCTGGTCACCAGCGGCGCCGTGGGTGCCGGCATGGGCGCCCTGGGCTACGATCGCAGACCCACCGAGCTGAGCGAACTCCAGGCCTGCGCCGCCGTCGGCCAGTCCCGCCTCATGGCCATGTACGAACAGCTCTTCGCCGCCCACGGACTGGTGGTGGCGCAGGTGCTGCTCACTCACGAGGACCTCGAACACCACGACCGCCACCTCAACGCGCGCAACACCCTTGTTACCCTCCTCCGACACGGCGTGGTCCCCATCATCAACGAAAACGACGCCGTCTCATTCGCCGAAATCAAGTTCGGCGACAACGACCGCCTCTCCGCGCTGGTCACCGCCCTGCTCCCGGCCGATCTCCTCGTCATTCTCACCACCGTCGACGGCCTCATCGAAAACTTCGGCAAGGCGGACCCCCGCACCATCCCCGTGGTCGAAAAAATCGACGCAGCCCTGGAACGCATCGCACGCGGCACCCAGAGCCCCACTTCCGTCGGTGGCATGACCTCCAAACTCCAGGCCGCCAAAATCGTCATGCGATCGGGCATCCCCATGGTCATCGCCTCCGGCCGAAAAAAACACGTGCTCGAGAGAATCCTCTCGGGCGAACCCGAAGGCACCCTGTTCGTCCCTGCGCCCACCCGACTGCGCGGACGCAAACGTTGGATCGCGTTCTTCCATCATCCCAGGGGAACACTCTACGTGGACGAAGGCGCGCGTACGGCCCTGCGCGAACGCGGCAAAAGCCTTCTCCCTCCCGGCATCGCCCGCTGTGAGGGCGACTTCGAAGCCGGCGACGTCGTCCGCATCTGCGACCTCGATGGCACCGAATTCGCCCGCGGCATCGCCTCCTTCAGCGCCGAACAAATCCGCTACCGCCAACTCCGCGGCGTCGAGGTGGTCCACAGGGACAACCTCGTCATCCTGTGA
- a CDS encoding glutathione peroxidase: MMMLATFGAGAGQGQSPDPYNIKLVDIDGRETTLGAYRGKVLLIVNVASKCGFTPQYAGLEELYRKYKDRGLVVLGFPCNQFGNQEPGSNEEIKAFCTSRYEVSFPMFAKIEVNGPGRHPLYQWLAGPESPFAGDIKWNFTKFLVGRDGRILRRFESRVRPDSPELVQAVEEALAAK, encoded by the coding sequence ATGATGATGCTCGCCACCTTCGGCGCCGGAGCCGGTCAGGGCCAGTCCCCGGACCCTTACAACATCAAACTGGTGGACATAGACGGCAGGGAAACCACCCTGGGCGCCTACCGCGGCAAGGTCCTCCTGATCGTCAACGTGGCTTCCAAATGCGGCTTCACCCCTCAATATGCCGGCCTCGAAGAGCTGTACCGAAAATACAAGGACCGCGGCCTGGTGGTCCTCGGATTCCCCTGCAACCAGTTTGGCAATCAGGAGCCGGGGAGCAACGAGGAGATCAAGGCCTTTTGCACCAGCCGCTACGAGGTCAGCTTCCCCATGTTCGCCAAGATCGAGGTCAACGGGCCGGGACGTCACCCGCTTTACCAGTGGTTGGCCGGGCCCGAGTCGCCCTTCGCAGGCGATATCAAATGGAACTTCACCAAGTTCCTCGTAGGCCGGGACGGCCGGATCCTGCGCAGATTCGAGTCTCGTGTCCGACCCGATTCGCCGGAGCTGGTTCAGGCCGTCGAAGAAGCCCTCGCCGCGAAGTAA
- a CDS encoding sugar phosphate isomerase/epimerase family protein codes for MKTINELRVNRRDFLRMTAACSMGLSAVGSARLLGADAGRPKIPVGVQLYSVRDLCAKDLAGTLAQVARIGYKGVEWAGYYNRSARELRKMLDDVGLVTCGTHTPYESILPDKLSATIEFNQVLGNRFLIVPWMEGKSREEWLQKARLFNEVADKVRAHGMYVGYHAHAHDFQKFDGETAWDLFFGNTHPDVVMQLDTSNCREGGADPVEVLRRYPGRALTIHLKPHGGGPEAVFGEDKVNWPAVFEWCETRGGTQWYVVEHETSKDPMNAIRRAYEALQKMGKV; via the coding sequence ATGAAAACGATCAATGAACTGCGGGTGAACCGTCGGGACTTTTTGCGAATGACGGCGGCGTGTTCGATGGGGCTGTCGGCGGTGGGGTCGGCTCGTTTGTTGGGGGCGGATGCGGGCCGACCGAAGATCCCGGTGGGTGTTCAACTGTATTCGGTTCGGGATTTGTGTGCGAAGGATCTGGCGGGGACGTTGGCGCAGGTGGCGCGGATCGGGTACAAGGGGGTGGAATGGGCCGGTTATTACAACCGGTCGGCGCGGGAGCTGCGGAAGATGCTGGATGATGTGGGTCTGGTGACGTGCGGGACGCACACGCCGTACGAGAGCATTTTGCCGGACAAACTTTCGGCCACGATCGAGTTTAATCAGGTACTTGGGAACCGGTTTTTGATTGTGCCGTGGATGGAGGGGAAATCGCGGGAGGAGTGGTTGCAGAAGGCGCGCTTGTTCAATGAGGTGGCGGACAAGGTGCGTGCGCACGGGATGTACGTGGGCTACCACGCACATGCACACGACTTTCAGAAGTTCGACGGCGAGACCGCCTGGGATCTGTTTTTCGGGAACACGCATCCGGACGTGGTGATGCAGCTGGACACCAGCAACTGCCGGGAGGGCGGGGCGGATCCGGTGGAGGTGCTGCGTCGGTATCCGGGGCGCGCGCTGACGATTCATCTCAAGCCGCACGGTGGCGGACCCGAGGCGGTGTTTGGGGAGGACAAGGTGAACTGGCCGGCCGTGTTCGAGTGGTGCGAGACCCGGGGCGGGACCCAGTGGTACGTGGTGGAACACGAGACCAGCAAGGACCCCATGAACGCCATTCGCCGGGCTTACGAGGCCCTGCAAAAGATGGGGAAGGTTTAG